A region of the Amycolatopsis sp. cg13 genome:
GCCTCGGTGGTGAGCACCAGCCGGTGCGCCAGCACGGGCACGGCGACCGTGTGCAGGTCGTCGGGCACCACGTAGTCGCGCCCGGACAGCGCGGCCTGCGCCCGCGCGGCCCGGACCAGGTGCAGCGTCGCGCGCGGCGAGGCGCCGAGCCGGATCTCCGGCACCTGCCGGGTCGCCGACACGACGTCGACGGCGTACCGGCGGACCTCCGGCGCGATGTGCACGCCGCGGACGGTCTCGATCAGCCGCAGCATCGTCTCGCCGTCGGACACCGGGGTCAGGTCCGCGAGCGGATTGTGCCCGGAATGCTCGTCGACCATGGCCAGTTCGGCCTGCTGGTCGGGGTAGCCGATGGACACCCGCGCGGTGAACCGGTCGCGCTGGGCCTCGGGCAGCGCGTAGGTGCCCTCCATCTCGATCGGGTTCTGCGTCGCGATCACCATGAACGGCGCGCCGAGCGTGTACGTGCTCGTGTCGACCGTGACCTGGTGCTCCTCCATGCACTCCAGCAGCGCGGACTGCGTCTTCGGCGAGGCCCGGTTGATCTCGTCGCCCACCACGATGTTCGCGAACACCGGGCCGGGCCGGAATTCGAACTCGCCGCTCTGCCGGTTGTAGATGGAGACGCCGGTGACGTCGCTGGGCAGCAGGTCGGGAGTGAACTGCACGCGGCTGACGGTGCAGTCGATCGAGCGCGCGAGCGCCTTCGCGAGCGAGGTCTTGCCGACGCCCGGCACGTCCTCGACGAGCAGGTGACCCTCGGCCAGGAGGGTCACCAGCGCGATCCGGATGACGTCCGGCTTGCCGACGAGGACGCGTTCCACGTTCGCGGCGATCCGGCGCGCGGTGTCGTGCAGTTCGCCGAGGCCGGCCGCCGGGACCCGCGCCAGCCCGTCCGCGGACTCGACCGCCGGGTACGGCGGCTGCCCGGACCCGTTGCCGTGCGGTCCGGCGGGGGAAGCGGACTGGATTCTCGACGTCACTCGACCTCCTGGTGGCGCAATAGCTGGACGCGAACCGGCGGGGATGCGCGCCTTGTCCAGCGTTCTCCCCAGTGTGTCAAACCCGGGAGAACTGGGCGGCGGAACCCCGAGATCGTTTCATGGTGACGCCCAGCCACCCCGGCACTCCTTCTTACGGGTGATTATGAGGCATTTTCAGGTGATCCCGCTGACCGTATGCACTGTCGTATGCTCCGAAACGAAGTCGCCCGACCACGGTTCGACGTCGGAAGAGGTGCATCCGCGCATGAGCGAGGCCGAGGCGGAACGGAAAGCCGGGCTCCCGGGACTGTCCGGCGGCCGGTTCGCGGTCACGCCCGAGCTGGCGTCCGCGACGTATTCGAAGCTGGGCGAACTGCAGGACGTCGTCGGCGAGATGGTCCGCGAGGCCACGGTGCTCGGCCGGTCGGTGCCGCTCGGCGGCGGGTACGCCGGCGAGGTCGGCGCGTTCATGGCGAAGTACGGCCTCGGCCGCGACGGCTCGGCGGTCGACCAGCTCACGGCGTTCGGGAAAGAGATCGCCGGGCTGAAGAAACGCATCGGCGGCGCGCTGGAGAAATACCGCGACCAGGACAGCGAAGCCGCCGAAGGCGTGGACTGCACCGGTGGCTGACCGTTTCGCGGCGCGCGCCGCGCTCCTTCTTCTCCCGCTCTCCGGGCTGACGGTGCTGGTTTCGTGCGGCCGGATGCCCGGCATCTCGCACGCCGCGCCCGCCGACGGAGGCCCGCCTGCTCCCGCGCCGCCGTCCTCGTCGGCTCCTTCGCTGGCCAAGCTCGACCCGTGCACGCTGCTCTCGCCGCAGGACCGGTCGTCGGCCGGGCTCACCGGGCAGGGCAAGCCGAAGACGATCGGCGAGGCCCGCGCCTGCGACTGGACGGTGCCTTCGACCTTCGGCGTCACCGTCACCCTCGACGAGACCAACGGACTGGCCAACCTCGACCTCTCCGACGGCAAGCGCACCAAGAAAGACGTCGGCTCGCACCAGGCGGTCCAGGTGTCCGGCAGCCGCGGCACCTGCGCGGTGCTGCTCGACGTCGGCGGCGCGCAGAGCGTGCAGGTCGACGTGAACAACGCGAACTTCGCCGACTCCGCGCTCGCCTGCTCGCGGGCGAGCGACGTGGCCGGACTGCTCGAGCCGAAGCTGCCGTGAACCCTGTGCGAGGAGGAAAGTCGTGACCGACACCCCGGCTGAGGCCCCGGCCCCCGAGCCGACGGCCCGGTACGAAGCGTTCAGCCACGCGGCGCTGGCCGCACAGGCGGTCGACGGCAACGACCCGGCCGCGGCAGGCGAATCGGGCACGCGGTGGGCCGGGCTGTCGCAACGGCTCGAGGACTCGATCGGCGGGCTGGTCGCGTTGTCCGCGGGCAGCGAGGAGAGCTGGCAGGGCGACGCCGGCGACGCGATGCGGTCGGTGCTCGGCAAAGCGTCCGGCTGGCTCGCCGAAACCTCCGTGGTGTCGGCGAAAGTCGGGGAAGCCGTGCAAGGACAGGCCGAGGTCGCCGCGCGGGCCCGGGCCGACATGCCCGCGCCGGTGGACTTCGACCCGGCGGCGATGATCCGTTCCGCCGCCGCGAGCGGGAACCTGGTGCAGCTGGCCGGGCTGTCGTCCGCCATGGACGAGCGCCGCGCCGAAGCCGAGGCCGCCCGGCAGAAGGCGATCGACGTCCTGCGCACCCGGGACAAGGCGTTGCGCGGACTTGTGCCCGAAGGCGGTTTCCCGGCGGTCCCGCCGCTCGGCGCGGGGCCGGCTTGATCAGCCTCTCGGCGTCCGCGTTCGACATCGTCTGGGCCGACCTCGGCCTCGACGCGCCGCCCGCGCCGCTGGCGGTGCGCAGCGTCGGGGAGACCGACGCCGACCGGTCCGCGATCCGCGCGGAGGTCTACCGGAACCTCGGCGAACGCGGCCTCTTCGACGGCCGGCTCGACGCCGCACTGGAGAACAGCCTGCGGCTGCTGGCGGCCGCGGACCGGTACGTGGAGTGCGAGGCGCTCGCGGACATGACCGCCGACGAGCCCTTCCGCGCGGTCGCTGCGATCCGGGGACGGAACGCGGTGCTGGCCGTGCAGCCGGCGCGGACGATCGGCGTGCGCGGCATCGGGGAAAGCGAACTGGCGTCGGCGATCGTCGACGTGCTGCCCGAGCTTTCGGCCGGTCCCGGCTACGGCGTCCGGCTGCCCGCGGCGGGGGAGCCGCCCGGCGGCGCGCAGGGGGAGGAGCTGCGGGCGATCCAGGCCCGGCCGGTGTACGCGGCGGGGCAGTTCACCGTCCACGTCCGCGACCGGGCGGGGAAACTGACCCGGACCGGCGGGCTGACGTGGTTCGACACGGACGCCGGGGCGTATTCGGCGGTGTCCTCGCCGGGCCGCGGCGGGCAGGAGTGGGTGACGGTGTCGCCGGTCGACAGCCCGCGGCTCGTGGAGCGGGTCATGGAGCTGCTGCCCGGCTGATCCCGGCGGGTCTGAAGTGGACGGTCGCGGGCCGCCGCTGTCGACAATGGACGGTTCCCCACTCGCACCCACCCGGGCATCCACGCCTCCACACCGGACGCGGCGCAGCACCTCACCCGTCCCCACCGGGCACCCCATAACGCCCCCACTCGCCCCCACCGCGGCACCGGCTGAGCCGGATCGGGCTCCCCACAACGTCCCCGCCTCGTCTCCCGGCCCGTCGCAGCGCCGTCGCGCCGAGCTCCCCACCGCGCCCCCACCAGCCCCACCGAGGTTCCCCACCTCGCTCCACCCGCCTCCCCACCAGCCCCCACCGGGTCCCCCACCGACCTCCACCACGGGTCCCCACGCTGCCGAAACTCGGACGTTTCACGCGTCCCGAGGTTGCGGAAGACCCCGGTGCGGGGGATCTTCGCCACGGTCCCCCCACCCGGCCCCCACCTGGACCCACCTCCGTGACCTGCGCAAACGCACCACTCGACGGAGTGGCTCGCGCGCAAGACTCGTTGACTGTGGTGAAAAGTGGGGTACGGTGGTGGCCAGTGGGGCGGAAGGGAGCCCCTGAGCCGGAACCGGGCGGGGAGCCAACCGGATCCGGTAGGGAGGTGGAGGCCGGTGTTCCTCGGCACCCACACCCCGAAGCTGGACGACAAAGGGCGGCTCACGCTGCCCGCGAAGTTCCGCGAAGCCTTGGCAGGCGGGCTGATGGTCACCAAGGGGCAGGACCACTGTCTCTTCGTCTTCCCCCGTGCCGAGTTCGAGCAGATGGCCAGGAAGGTCGCCGAAGCCCCGTTCACGAACGAGGCGGTGCGGGCCTACCAGCGCTACCTGTTCGCCGGGACGGACGAGCAACGTCCGGACGGGCAAGGGCGCGTAGCCATCGCGCCGGAGCTGCGCCGGTACGCGGGGCTCAACAAGGAGTGCGTGGTGATCGGCGCGATCACCCGGCTCGAAATCTGGGACGCCCAGGCGTGGCAGGGCTACCTGGACGAACACGAGGACAGCTACGCACAGGCTCGGGAGGAAGTTCTGCCGGGCGTCTTCTAGGAGACGCCCTCAGCGCACCTGCGTCGTCGGGGGACGCGGGTACGCCGTTCGACGCGGATGCCGTGAGGCCTCTGTCCGCTCTTTGACCCTGGCGCACCTTCCCCGGTGCCAGGTCAGCAAGCGGGCGGGCAGGGACCTGACGGCATCCGCCGCATCTTCCCCGGAAACACTCGCGGCAGGAAGGGGGAAGACATGACGGACGAAGCCGAGCACGTTCCGGTGCTGCTGGACCGCATCGTCGAGCTGTTCGCCCCCGCATTGGCCGATCGCGACGCCGTTCTCGTCGACGCGACCGTGGGCCTCGGCGGTCATTCCGACGCGCTGCTCGCCGCGTTTCCCCGGCTCCGGCTGATCGGCCTCGACCGCGATCCCGCCGCGCTCGAGCGCTCCGCGGAGCGGCTCGCACGGCACGGCGACCGCGTCGACCTCGTGCACACGGTCTACGACGGACTTCCCGAAGCGGTGTCCGGACTGGGACTGTCGCAAGTGGACGGAATCCTCTTCGACCTCGGCGTCTCGTCGATGCAGCTCGACCGCACCGAACGCGGGTTCGCCTATTCGCAGGACGCGCCGCTGGACATGCGGATGGATCCGACCACCGGGTTCACCGCCGCCGACGTGCTCAACACCTACGCGCCCGGCGAGCTGATCCGGATCCTGCGCGACTACGGCGAGGAACGCTTCGCGCAGCGGATCGTCCGCGCCGTGGTGGCGGAACGGGAGAAGGAACCGTTCACCCGCAGCGGAAGGCTGGTCGAACTGCTCTACTCCGCGGTGCCGGCGGCGAGCAGGCGCACCGGCGGGCATCCGGCGAAGCGCACCTTCCAGGCGCTGCGGATCGAGGTCAACGGCGAGCTGGAAGTGCTGCGCCGGGCGATGCCCGCGGCGCTGGGCGCGCTGGCGATGGACGGCCGGATCGTCGTCGAGTCCTACCAGTCCCTCGAGGACCGGCTGGTGAAGCAGGCGCTCGCGGAACTGGCGAAATCCCGGACGCCGGAAGGGCTTCCGGTCGAACTTCCCGGGCACGGGCCGGAATTGAAGCTCCTCACGCGGGGAGCGGAGAAGGCCGGCGAGAGCGAGATCGAGCACAACCCGCGGGCCGCCTCGGTGCGGCTGCGCGCAGCACAACGGATCGGAGAGCCGCGATGACCGCACCTACGAAGTCCCGCCGCTCGTCGTCGACCGCTGCGGAGCGGGCACCGCGGAACACCGTCACCGAGACGGAAGCCCCGGGGCGGCGGCGCACGACGGCCGCCGAGCGCGCGTACGCCCGGCGGGCGCAGCGGGCCGACCTGCTGCGCCAGCGCGCGCCGAAAAGGCCTGTCGCGGAACCGGAAACCGTCGTCGCGAAGACTGCGGGAACGCGGTTCAAGCTGCGCTGGCCGCGCTCGCGCGCGTCGTTCGTGCTCGTGATGATGGGGCTGCTGGCGGTCGGGGTCGCCGCGACGCTGTGGTTCACCACGCAGGCGATCGCCGATTCGTACCGGCTCGAAAAACTGCGCACGGACAGCGCTTCGCTCATGGAGACCAAGGACCGGCTGGAGCGCGAGGTCGCGAAGGCCCAGTCCCCGGCGTCTCTCGCGCCCGCGGCCAAGCAGCTGGGCATGGTGCCCGGCGGCGACCCGGCGCGCATCGTCGTCGGCAAGGACGGCAAGACGACCGTCGTCGGCGAACCGAAGAAGGCCCAGCCGGACGAGCAGGACTCGGCCGCGCCCCCGGCGCAGCCGGCCGCTCCGCCGGAGGGCGGCATCGAAGGCGACCTGTCGGGCACGCCCGCGGGGACCGCGGGAGGGCAGTGATGGCGGCAGGGGGCAACAGCCGTTCCCGGGCGGCGGGCAGCGCGCGGCGGACTTACGCCGCGGGCACCCGCCGCGCGGTCGCGAAACGGGGCAACGGCGGACAGCGCAGCCGGTTTTCCGCGGTGCGCATCATGCTGGTCGTGCTGATGGTGGTGGCGGGCGCGAAACTGGTGCAGGTGCAGTGGTTCGAGGCCCCCACGCTGTCCGCGGCGGCCGAGCGGCAGCGCACGCTCACCATCGACATCCCGGCCCAGCGCGGGTCCATTGTGGACCGCAACGGCGCGAAGCTGGCGTTCAGCGTGGAAACCCGCACGCTGTCGGTGAACCTGCGGGCGCTGCACAAGACGATGGACGAGTACGCGAAGAAGTACCCGGACAAGGGCCGCAACTTCGAGACCGAGGTCGCCGGCGCGGCGAAGCTGATCGCGCAGAAGGTCCCGCACCTCACCACCGAGGCAGAACAGCTGGCGCTGCTGCACAAGCAGCAGTCCTTCACCTACCTCGTCGACAACGTCGAGCCTTCGGTGGCCGACCAGATCGTCAAGAAGTACGCGTGGATCAGCGTGGAGAAGCGGGCCAAGCGCGAATACCCGGGCGACACGCTCGCGTCGAACATCGTCGGCCTGTCGAACTGGCGGATGGACGATCCCGACGTCTCGAAGCACAACCTGCACGGCGTGATCGGGCTGGAGAAATCGCGCGACGCGGACCTGGCGGGAACGCCCGGCCGCGAGATCGTGAACACCCAGAACGGCAACGACAATCTGTACCTGCCGGGCACGGAGCACGTGCTCAACGCCGCCGTCCCGGGCTCCGACCTCGAGCTGACCATAGATTCCGACCTGCAGTTCGAACTGCAGCGCCAGCTGAGCGACTACGTCTCGAAGTCGAACGCCAAGGGCGGCCAGGCGGTCATCATGGACGCGAAGACGTCCGAGGTGTACGCGCTGGCCGACGCCAGCACGTTCAACCCGAACGACCCGTCCACGATCAAGGACGACCTGCTCAACAACCGGCCGGTCACCACGCCGTACGAACCCGGTTCGGTGAACAAGGTGATCACCGCGACCGCGGCGATCGACGACAAGATCGCCACGCCCACCTCGACGCTCGAGGTGCCGGGCTCGATCAAGATCGCCGACCGCACCGTGCACGACGCGTGGGTGCACGGCACGCAGACGTTCACCACCACCGGCGTGTTCGCGAAATCGTCCAACGTCGGCACGCTGGAGCTGGCGCAGCAAGTCGGCCCGGACCGGTATCTCGCGCTGCTGAAGAAATTCGGCATCGGGCAGAAGACCGGCATCGGCCTGCCTGGCGAGAGCTCCGGGTACGTGCCGCCGCGCAAGGACTGGTCTGCGTCCACGTTCGGCAACCTGCCGATCGGGCAGGGCCTTTCGATGACCGTGGTGCAGATGGCCGGGATGTACCAGGCGATCGCGAACGACGGCTTGCGCGTCGAGCCGCGGATCGTGAAGGCGAAGAAGAACCCGGACGGCACCGTGACGCCGGAAGCACCGCCGAAGACCGAGCGCGTGGTGAGCCCGGAAACCGCTAAAACGGTGCGGGACATGCTGCGTTCGGTGGTGCAGAACGCCAAGAGCCCGAACGCGGGCACCGCGCCGTCGGCCGGGCTGGAGGGGTATCAGATCTCCGGCAAGACCGGCACCGGCCAGCAGATCGACCCGCGCACCAAGGCGTACAGCTCGAGCCTGGCGAACATCACCTTCGCCGGGATCCTGCCCGCCGACCACCCGCGCTTCGTCGTCGGCATCCGGCTCGACGCGCCGGACACCACGCTGCCCGCCGGGCATTCCGCCGGGCCGCTGTTCCACACGATCGCGTCGTACCTGTCGCAGCGGTACCAGATTCCGCTGTCGGACGGGCCGTCGCCGGTGGTGCCGCTCGTCGTCGGCTGACCGCCGCGCCTTGCTAGAGGTACGTGAGGGGAACCCTGAGGGAATCAGATTCCCTCAGGGTTCCCCTCACGTACGTCTGCAGCGCCGGAACGCGCCCGTCGACCGAGGAGAACTCCGCGTACCGTCCGCGCCGCGCCCCTGTCGGGAGAAAACCCCAATGTGGCATTGGGCGCGTCCCACGCACCCAATGCCACATTGGTTGCGCTCAACGCACCCAATGTGGCATTGGGGCCGCGTGCCGCGGGAAATGCGGTACCGGGGAAACGCGATGCGGGCGGAGCAGGGCGCGGCGGAGCGGGGGATCGTCCACACGGGCCGGTGCGCCGCGGGGGAAAGGGTTGTGCCGCAACGATCTTGACCGCTTCGCCTAGCACACTCGCGGCGGGCCCGCGCGTTCGCCGTACCGCGTTGGGTCACCCGGATCCGGCCTCGGTAACCTCTCCGGCGTGTCCGTGTCCTCGTCCCAGCCCCGAAGCGGGCCCGCTGCCGCCTCGCTGCCGGACAGCCCGGCCAAGGCCGCCGCCGCGCCGCCCCGGCCGGCCCGGATCGACCCGGTCCCGCTGGCCACTCTGCTCGCCCGTGCGGGAGCCCGGCTCATCGCCGACCGTCCCGAGGCCGCCGACCTCACCGTCACCGGCGCCACGCTGCGTGCGCAGCACGTGCTCCCCGGCGATCTGTTCGCCGGCCTTCCCGGAGCCCGCGCGCACGGAGCCGACTTCAGCGAGCAGGCGCTCGCCGCCGGAGCCGCGGCCGTCCTGACCGACCCGAGCGGGGCCGAGCGGCCCGCGCTGCGCGACGCGCCGGTGCCGGTCCTCGTGCACCCGGACCCGCGCGCCGCGCTCGGCGAGATCGCCGCGTGGATCTACGGCGAGCCGTCGCTGCACCTGTCGGTCCTCGGCGTCACCGGCACCTCCGGCAAGACCACCACCTCCTACCTGGTCGACGCGGGCCTGCGCGCCGCCGGGCGCACCACCGGCCTGATCGGCACGGTCGAGACCCGGATCGCCGGCGAGCGCCTGGCCAGCGGGTTCACCACGCCGGAGGCCCCGGACCTGCAGGCGCTGCTCGCGGTGATGCTGGAACGCGGCGTCACGCACGTGCCGATGGAGGTCTCCAGCCACGCGCTGGCGCTCGGCCGGGTCAACGGGACCCGGTTCGCGGTGGGCGCGTTCACCAACCTGTCGCAGGACCACCTCGACTTCCACAAGGACATGGAGGAGTACTTCGCCGCCAAGTCCCTGCTGTTCGACGGCCGCTCGACCACCGAGGTCGTCGTGGTCGACAGCGCGTGGGGGCAGGCGCTGCTCACTCCGCAGACGGTGACCGTGTCCATCGAAGCCGGGGCCGACGCGCTGTGGCGGGCCGCCGACATCGAGGCGACGTCGGCGGGAGAACAGACCTTCACGCTGCTCGGGCCGGACGGGCTCAGCCGCGCGGCGAAGATCCCGCTGCCGGGCACGTTCAACGTCGCCAACGCGGTGCTCGCCGCGGCGATCCTGGACAGCGCGGGCATCGAAGCCGACGACATCGTCGCCGGGCTCGCCGCGGTGGAGGTGCCCGGCCGGATGGAGCGGGTCTACCTCGGCCAGGACTTCACCGCCGTCGTCGACTACGCGCACAAACCGGCCGCCGTGGCACAGGGCCTGGACGCCCTGCGCGCCCGCACCGACGGCCGGATCATCACCGTGCTCGGCTGCGGCGGCGACCGCGACACCGCGAAGCGCCCGATGATGGGCGAGGCCGCGGTGCGCCGCAGCGATCTCCTGATCGTCACCGACGACAACCCGCGTTCGGAGGATCCGGCCGCGATCCGCGCCGCGATGATGGCCGGGGCCCGCGCGGTCGGGCCCGCGGCGGGCGGCGAGGTCGTGGAGATCGGCGACCGGCGCGAGGCGATCGCGTCCGCGGTGTCGCTCGCCAGGGCGGGGGACATCGTCCTGATCGCAGGCAAGGGCCATGAGACCGGCCAGGAGGTCCAGGGTGTGGTGCACCCGTTCTCCGACCGGGACGAGCTGGAGGCCGCCATCCGCAAGCGTCTCGAGGTGACCGCGTGATCGAGCTGAGCCTGGCCGAGATCGCCGACGTCGTCGGCGGCAGG
Encoded here:
- a CDS encoding AAA family ATPase, translated to MTSRIQSASPAGPHGNGSGQPPYPAVESADGLARVPAAGLGELHDTARRIAANVERVLVGKPDVIRIALVTLLAEGHLLVEDVPGVGKTSLAKALARSIDCTVSRVQFTPDLLPSDVTGVSIYNRQSGEFEFRPGPVFANIVVGDEINRASPKTQSALLECMEEHQVTVDTSTYTLGAPFMVIATQNPIEMEGTYALPEAQRDRFTARVSIGYPDQQAELAMVDEHSGHNPLADLTPVSDGETMLRLIETVRGVHIAPEVRRYAVDVVSATRQVPEIRLGASPRATLHLVRAARAQAALSGRDYVVPDDLHTVAVPVLAHRLVLTTEAHAARRSATDVVRAVLHRVPVPQGSAR
- a CDS encoding DUF3558 family protein, with the translated sequence MADRFAARAALLLLPLSGLTVLVSCGRMPGISHAAPADGGPPAPAPPSSSAPSLAKLDPCTLLSPQDRSSAGLTGQGKPKTIGEARACDWTVPSTFGVTVTLDETNGLANLDLSDGKRTKKDVGSHQAVQVSGSRGTCAVLLDVGGAQSVQVDVNNANFADSALACSRASDVAGLLEPKLP
- a CDS encoding PE-PGRS family protein, producing the protein MTDTPAEAPAPEPTARYEAFSHAALAAQAVDGNDPAAAGESGTRWAGLSQRLEDSIGGLVALSAGSEESWQGDAGDAMRSVLGKASGWLAETSVVSAKVGEAVQGQAEVAARARADMPAPVDFDPAAMIRSAAASGNLVQLAGLSSAMDERRAEAEAARQKAIDVLRTRDKALRGLVPEGGFPAVPPLGAGPA
- a CDS encoding ESX secretion-associated protein EspG, whose translation is MISLSASAFDIVWADLGLDAPPAPLAVRSVGETDADRSAIRAEVYRNLGERGLFDGRLDAALENSLRLLAAADRYVECEALADMTADEPFRAVAAIRGRNAVLAVQPARTIGVRGIGESELASAIVDVLPELSAGPGYGVRLPAAGEPPGGAQGEELRAIQARPVYAAGQFTVHVRDRAGKLTRTGGLTWFDTDAGAYSAVSSPGRGGQEWVTVSPVDSPRLVERVMELLPG
- the mraZ gene encoding division/cell wall cluster transcriptional repressor MraZ, translated to MFLGTHTPKLDDKGRLTLPAKFREALAGGLMVTKGQDHCLFVFPRAEFEQMARKVAEAPFTNEAVRAYQRYLFAGTDEQRPDGQGRVAIAPELRRYAGLNKECVVIGAITRLEIWDAQAWQGYLDEHEDSYAQAREEVLPGVF
- the rsmH gene encoding 16S rRNA (cytosine(1402)-N(4))-methyltransferase RsmH codes for the protein MTDEAEHVPVLLDRIVELFAPALADRDAVLVDATVGLGGHSDALLAAFPRLRLIGLDRDPAALERSAERLARHGDRVDLVHTVYDGLPEAVSGLGLSQVDGILFDLGVSSMQLDRTERGFAYSQDAPLDMRMDPTTGFTAADVLNTYAPGELIRILRDYGEERFAQRIVRAVVAEREKEPFTRSGRLVELLYSAVPAASRRTGGHPAKRTFQALRIEVNGELEVLRRAMPAALGALAMDGRIVVESYQSLEDRLVKQALAELAKSRTPEGLPVELPGHGPELKLLTRGAEKAGESEIEHNPRAASVRLRAAQRIGEPR
- a CDS encoding peptidoglycan D,D-transpeptidase FtsI family protein — protein: MAAGGNSRSRAAGSARRTYAAGTRRAVAKRGNGGQRSRFSAVRIMLVVLMVVAGAKLVQVQWFEAPTLSAAAERQRTLTIDIPAQRGSIVDRNGAKLAFSVETRTLSVNLRALHKTMDEYAKKYPDKGRNFETEVAGAAKLIAQKVPHLTTEAEQLALLHKQQSFTYLVDNVEPSVADQIVKKYAWISVEKRAKREYPGDTLASNIVGLSNWRMDDPDVSKHNLHGVIGLEKSRDADLAGTPGREIVNTQNGNDNLYLPGTEHVLNAAVPGSDLELTIDSDLQFELQRQLSDYVSKSNAKGGQAVIMDAKTSEVYALADASTFNPNDPSTIKDDLLNNRPVTTPYEPGSVNKVITATAAIDDKIATPTSTLEVPGSIKIADRTVHDAWVHGTQTFTTTGVFAKSSNVGTLELAQQVGPDRYLALLKKFGIGQKTGIGLPGESSGYVPPRKDWSASTFGNLPIGQGLSMTVVQMAGMYQAIANDGLRVEPRIVKAKKNPDGTVTPEAPPKTERVVSPETAKTVRDMLRSVVQNAKSPNAGTAPSAGLEGYQISGKTGTGQQIDPRTKAYSSSLANITFAGILPADHPRFVVGIRLDAPDTTLPAGHSAGPLFHTIASYLSQRYQIPLSDGPSPVVPLVVG
- a CDS encoding UDP-N-acetylmuramoyl-L-alanyl-D-glutamate--2,6-diaminopimelate ligase, whose amino-acid sequence is MPDSPAKAAAAPPRPARIDPVPLATLLARAGARLIADRPEAADLTVTGATLRAQHVLPGDLFAGLPGARAHGADFSEQALAAGAAAVLTDPSGAERPALRDAPVPVLVHPDPRAALGEIAAWIYGEPSLHLSVLGVTGTSGKTTTSYLVDAGLRAAGRTTGLIGTVETRIAGERLASGFTTPEAPDLQALLAVMLERGVTHVPMEVSSHALALGRVNGTRFAVGAFTNLSQDHLDFHKDMEEYFAAKSLLFDGRSTTEVVVVDSAWGQALLTPQTVTVSIEAGADALWRAADIEATSAGEQTFTLLGPDGLSRAAKIPLPGTFNVANAVLAAAILDSAGIEADDIVAGLAAVEVPGRMERVYLGQDFTAVVDYAHKPAAVAQGLDALRARTDGRIITVLGCGGDRDTAKRPMMGEAAVRRSDLLIVTDDNPRSEDPAAIRAAMMAGARAVGPAAGGEVVEIGDRREAIASAVSLARAGDIVLIAGKGHETGQEVQGVVHPFSDRDELEAAIRKRLEVTA